The proteins below come from a single Aquarana catesbeiana isolate 2022-GZ linkage group LG12, ASM4218655v1, whole genome shotgun sequence genomic window:
- the LOC141114313 gene encoding keratin, type I cytoskeletal 19-like, producing the protein MSYSFSQSSSRVGGGVSSRLSDGIYRAASVHGGGSSISISSAGSSRLGFGFGGGAGFGGGAGYGGGAGYGGGAGAGYGGGAGFGGGSSFSAGGSAGGEGMFSGNEKYAMQNLNDRLATYLDKVRSLEQSNTDLEAKIRDWYAKQGSVAVREQSFAGFYTSIDELRDKIFVATINNSKGILEIDNARLAADDFRLKYENELSLRQSVESDISGLKRVLDDLTMTRSDLELQIEGLKEELVYLKKNHEEEVSEKKEQAAGTVNVELDAAPGVDLLRVINELREQYEHIAEKNRREAEAWFLSQVETLQNEVVTSTQQVQSTKSESTELRRDLQGLEVELQSQLSAKASLEAAVADVEGRYAAQLHQIQSIIGGYEVQLVDLRSDLERQNQEYRTLLDIKSRLEQEIATYHQLLEGEGGQIASGQLQAGSSSSSTTKTTTKVQAIIKEEVGGKVISTSTSTIKRY; encoded by the exons ATGAGCTACAGCTTTAGTCAGAGCTCCTCCAGAGTGGGCGGTGGTGTCTCCTCCAGGTTGTCTGATGGGATCTACAGGGCAGCCAGTGTCCATGGGGGTGGATCCAGCATCTCCATTTCCAGTGCAGGCTCTTCACGTTTAGGCTTTGGTTTCGGTGGAGGAGCTGGCTTTGGTGGTGGAGCAGGCTATGGTGGTGGAGCTGGCTATGGTGGTGGAGCAGGAGCTGGCTATGGTGGTGGAGCTGGTTTTGGTGGAGGATCTTCCTTCAGTGCTGGCGGCAGTGCTGGTGGAGAGGGTATGTTCTCTGGAAATGAGAAATATGCCATGCAGAACTTGAATGACCGTCTTGCCACCTACCTAGATAAAGTGCGATCCTTGGAGCAGTCCAACACTGATCTGGAGGCCAAAATCCGTGACTGGTACGCTAAGCAAGGGTCTGTGGCTGTCCGTGAACAGAGCTTTGCAGGCTTCTACACCTCTATTGATGAGCTGCGTGATAAG ATCTTTGTTGCAACAATCAACAACTCTAAAGGAATTCTGGAGATTGACAATGCTAGGTTGGCTGCTGATGACTTCAGGCTGAA GTATGAAAATGAACTCTCCCTGCGCCAGAGTGTAGAGAGTGACATCAGTGGTCTGAAACGTGTCTTGGATGATCTGACCATGACCAGATCTGACCTGGAGCTCCAGATTGAAGGCCTCAAGGAAGAGCTTGTCTACCTGAAGAAGAACCACGAAGAG GAAGTCAGTGAGAAGAAAGAACAGGCAGCCGGAACAGTCAATGTCGAGTTGGATGCTGCTCCTGGAGTGGACCTTCTGAGGGtcatcaatgaactcagagaacaGTACGAACACATTGCTGAGAAGAACAGACGGGAGGCTGAAGCTTGGTTCCTGAGCCAG GTTGAAACACTACAGAATGAGGTAGTCACCAGCACACAGCAAGTGCAAAGCACCAAATCGGAAAGCACAGAACTGAGGCGTGATTTACAGGGTCTAGAAGTCGAACTTCAGTCTCAACTCAGTGCC AAAGCTAGTCTGGAAGCCGCTGTTGCTGATGTAGAAGGCCGGTATGCAGCACAGCTCCACCAGATACAATCCATTATTGGTGGCTACGAGGTTCAGCTTGTTGATCTTCGCTCAGACCTTGAACGCCAGAACCAGGAATACAGAACTCTGCTGGACATTAAGAGCAGGCTGGAGCAGGAGATTGCCACATACCATCAGCTTCTGGAGGGAGAGGGTGGACA GATTGCTAGTGGACAGCTGCAAGCAG GATCTAGCTCATCATCTACAACCAAAACCACTACCAAAGTACAAGCCATCATAAAGGAAGAGGTTGGTGGTAAGGTCATCTCTACTTCAACTTCCACTATAAAGAGGTACTAA